In one Halorubrum sp. CBA1229 genomic region, the following are encoded:
- a CDS encoding DUF4382 domain-containing protein, translated as MSDLIVDRRTYLAGTAIAGTVGFAGCLGGGETGTLATQVTDQPGDIADFESCVVTIVGMWLGPEGAEAGDEEGEEPADREYHEYDEPQEADLVDLQGDNTQLVDERELDVATYQFLQLDVDGIDATLEGGDSATVGVPGDAPLTFNQEFEVRADARTTFTADFTPVLRGQTDEYLLQPVPDGITVEYEGDEE; from the coding sequence ATGAGTGATTTAATAGTAGATAGACGGACGTATCTGGCAGGCACAGCAATAGCAGGGACGGTCGGGTTCGCGGGCTGTCTCGGCGGCGGCGAGACCGGGACGCTCGCGACGCAGGTGACCGACCAGCCGGGCGATATCGCCGACTTCGAGTCGTGTGTCGTCACGATCGTCGGCATGTGGCTCGGTCCCGAGGGCGCCGAGGCCGGCGACGAGGAGGGCGAGGAGCCCGCCGACCGCGAGTACCACGAGTACGACGAGCCGCAGGAGGCTGACCTCGTCGACCTCCAAGGCGACAACACGCAGCTGGTCGACGAGCGCGAGCTCGACGTCGCGACGTACCAGTTCCTGCAGCTGGACGTCGACGGCATCGACGCGACGCTCGAGGGCGGCGACTCGGCAACTGTCGGGGTTCCGGGGGACGCGCCGCTCACGTTCAACCAGGAGTTCGAGGTCCGCGCGGACGCTCGCACGACGTTCACCGCCGACTTCACTCCCGTCCTCCGCGGACAGACCGACGAGTACCTCCTCCAGCCCGTTCCCGACGGAATCACCGTCGAGTACGAGGGCGACGAGGAGTAG
- a CDS encoding sugar phosphate nucleotidyltransferase has translation MSEDPVTAVILAAGEGRRLQPLTNRRPKPMIPVANRPLLEHVVEAVAAAGIERIVLVVGYRQERIRNHFGDGDDWGVTIEYVEQSTQLGTGHAVLHAESAIDDDFLVLNGDRIVDPSLVSRVCDRVRDGAAPAMAVTTVEHPREYGVVTSDGDGRVTRIEEKPEGPVDTNRINAGVYGFSPGIFDAIRETHVTGELTLTATLNEIATDRGVTAVPYDGRWLDVSNLWDLLTVNAGLIDEGDESQRGDPALGDSVSTAADVALAGNIRVGANVTIGGSTAIGSNATIEANAVIENAVIFPDAVIGAGAVVRDAVVAGNARIGPNTTIAGGAAEMVVGDAVHRDIELSGVVGDNASIGGGATLTEGAVVGDGVQADAGVVIDGRITADAVVRRG, from the coding sequence ATGAGCGAAGACCCCGTGACTGCGGTGATCCTCGCAGCCGGTGAGGGGCGCCGGCTCCAGCCGCTGACGAACCGGCGGCCCAAGCCGATGATCCCCGTCGCGAACCGGCCGTTGCTCGAACACGTCGTCGAGGCGGTCGCCGCGGCCGGCATCGAGCGGATCGTCCTCGTCGTCGGCTACCGTCAAGAACGCATCCGGAATCACTTCGGCGACGGCGACGATTGGGGCGTGACGATCGAGTACGTCGAGCAGTCGACGCAGCTCGGCACCGGTCACGCCGTGTTACACGCTGAATCGGCGATTGATGACGATTTTCTCGTGCTCAACGGCGATCGGATCGTCGACCCGTCGCTCGTCTCGCGGGTCTGTGACCGCGTCCGTGACGGCGCGGCGCCGGCGATGGCGGTCACGACCGTCGAACATCCGCGCGAGTACGGCGTCGTGACCAGCGACGGCGACGGCCGAGTGACACGGATCGAAGAGAAACCTGAGGGCCCAGTTGACACCAACCGGATCAACGCCGGCGTCTACGGCTTCTCGCCGGGAATCTTCGACGCAATCCGCGAGACCCACGTGACTGGTGAGCTGACGCTGACGGCGACGCTGAACGAAATTGCCACCGACCGCGGCGTGACAGCGGTGCCGTACGACGGCCGGTGGCTCGACGTCTCGAACCTCTGGGATCTGCTGACGGTTAATGCAGGCCTGATCGACGAGGGTGACGAATCGCAACGCGGCGACCCGGCGCTCGGCGACTCGGTGAGTACTGCTGCTGATGTGGCACTCGCGGGCAACATCCGGGTGGGCGCGAACGTCACGATCGGCGGGAGTACGGCAATCGGGAGCAACGCGACGATCGAGGCGAACGCGGTCATCGAGAACGCGGTGATCTTCCCCGATGCCGTCATCGGTGCGGGGGCGGTCGTGCGCGACGCCGTCGTCGCCGGCAACGCCCGCATCGGGCCAAACACGACGATCGCCGGCGGCGCCGCGGAGATGGTTGTCGGCGACGCGGTGCACCGCGATATCGAACTCAGCGGCGTGGTCGGTGACAACGCGTCGATCGGTGGGGGGGCGACGCTCACCGAGGGCGCGGTCGTCGGTGACGGTGTGCAGGCCGACGCGGGGGTCGTGATCGACGGCCGGATTACAGCGGATGCGGTCGTCAGGAGGGGGTAA
- a CDS encoding SWIM zinc finger family protein, translating into MDVTEDAVQDICTDAVFERGETYLAENRIREIHRVDATVTAVVSGSHQYNIRVDLAADRFDPWCECPYDGPGACKHVVAVLLRCVDEVPTDEGDRLDAALDAADADDLRAFLRETLATDAALREQFFARFGESSTRSVDELRAAIDRRFEETNPEYYVVFEPIDFSEWFNLATEYREQGRDAPAAAVYRALVEALDGNMERVDGAYDHFSQAFTRALDGYVDCATTVDRETDGATDAVAFLEERVESGTPFLADQFERAATELREKLAERSDG; encoded by the coding sequence ATGGACGTGACCGAAGACGCGGTCCAAGACATCTGCACGGACGCGGTCTTCGAGCGCGGCGAGACCTACCTCGCAGAGAACCGCATCCGCGAGATCCACCGCGTCGACGCCACCGTAACCGCCGTCGTGAGTGGAAGCCACCAGTACAATATTCGCGTCGATCTCGCGGCCGATAGGTTCGATCCGTGGTGTGAGTGCCCCTACGACGGACCGGGAGCGTGCAAGCACGTCGTTGCCGTGCTGCTTCGGTGTGTCGACGAGGTTCCGACCGACGAGGGCGACCGACTCGACGCCGCGCTTGACGCTGCCGACGCGGACGATTTGCGAGCGTTCCTCCGTGAGACGCTAGCGACCGACGCCGCCCTCCGCGAGCAGTTCTTTGCCCGGTTCGGCGAATCCTCGACACGCTCGGTCGACGAGCTACGCGCCGCCATCGACCGGCGGTTTGAGGAGACCAACCCGGAGTATTACGTCGTCTTCGAGCCGATCGACTTCTCGGAGTGGTTCAATCTCGCGACCGAGTACCGCGAGCAGGGCCGAGACGCGCCGGCAGCCGCAGTCTATCGGGCGCTCGTCGAGGCACTCGACGGCAACATGGAGCGCGTCGACGGCGCGTACGATCACTTCTCACAAGCGTTCACACGAGCGCTCGACGGCTACGTCGACTGTGCCACAACTGTAGACCGAGAGACCGACGGAGCCACAGACGCCGTCGCCTTCCTCGAGGAACGAGTGGAGTCGGGAACGCCGTTTCTCGCTGATCAGTTCGAGCGTGCGGCGACCGAACTTCGAGAGAAACTGGCGGAGAGATCTGACGGCTGA
- the glmU gene encoding bifunctional sugar-1-phosphate nucleotidylyltransferase/acetyltransferase: MYGVVLAAGRGTRMRPLTDRRPKPLLPVGDRSLLERVFDTAIDVVDEFVVVTGYRGDAIRETIGESYRGYPVHYVEQAEALGTAHAVAQVEPVVDDDFLVLNGDVVVDASLPRALADAEGTAVAATDVADPRAYGVLSTSDDGSLAEIVEKPDDPPTTLANVGCYAFEPDVFEYIDRTPESERGEYEITTTIELLLDDGHQIDVAPYEGTWLDVGRPWELLEANELALGELDDGVETDGTVEDGVQLHGPVVIEAGAKLQSGAYVEGPALIRSGAEVGPNAYIRGATVVGPNAHVGHSVEIKNSVLMADASVGHLSYVGDSVLGRGVNVGAGTNVANLRHDDANVRLTVKGDRVDTGRRKLGAIVGDDAKTGINTSLNAGVKLGAGETTAPGEALTRDRLSE, translated from the coding sequence ATGTACGGAGTCGTGCTCGCGGCCGGCCGCGGGACCCGGATGCGACCGCTGACGGACCGCCGCCCGAAACCGCTCCTCCCGGTCGGAGATCGCTCGCTGCTCGAACGCGTGTTCGATACCGCGATCGACGTCGTCGACGAGTTCGTCGTCGTCACCGGCTACCGCGGCGACGCGATCCGCGAGACGATCGGTGAGTCGTACCGAGGCTATCCGGTCCACTACGTCGAGCAGGCGGAGGCGCTGGGGACGGCTCACGCCGTCGCGCAGGTCGAACCCGTCGTCGACGACGACTTCCTCGTGCTCAACGGCGACGTGGTCGTCGACGCCTCGCTCCCGCGGGCGCTCGCCGACGCGGAGGGGACGGCTGTCGCGGCCACCGACGTCGCGGATCCGCGGGCGTACGGCGTGCTCTCGACGAGTGACGATGGCTCGCTTGCGGAGATCGTCGAGAAGCCCGACGATCCGCCGACCACCCTCGCGAACGTCGGCTGCTACGCCTTCGAGCCCGACGTGTTCGAGTACATCGATCGGACGCCCGAGAGCGAACGCGGCGAGTACGAGATCACGACGACGATCGAGCTATTGCTCGACGACGGCCACCAGATCGACGTGGCGCCCTACGAGGGGACGTGGCTCGACGTCGGGCGGCCGTGGGAGCTGTTGGAAGCGAACGAACTGGCGCTCGGGGAGCTGGACGACGGTGTCGAGACCGACGGCACCGTCGAAGACGGCGTCCAGCTGCACGGTCCGGTTGTCATCGAAGCGGGCGCAAAACTACAATCCGGCGCGTACGTCGAGGGGCCGGCGCTGATCCGATCGGGCGCCGAGGTGGGGCCAAACGCGTACATTCGGGGCGCCACGGTTGTCGGGCCGAACGCACACGTCGGTCACAGTGTTGAGATCAAAAACAGCGTGCTCATGGCCGACGCGTCGGTGGGCCATCTCTCGTATGTTGGTGACTCCGTGCTCGGACGTGGCGTGAACGTCGGCGCGGGCACGAACGTGGCGAACCTGCGGCACGATGACGCAAATGTCCGGCTGACGGTGAAAGGCGACCGTGTGGATACCGGCCGGCGAAAGCTCGGTGCGATCGTCGGCGACGACGCGAAGACCGGGATCAACACGTCGCTGAACGCCGGCGTCAAACTGGGCGCAGGTGAGACGACCGCTCCCGGCGAGGCGCTGACGCGCGACCGGCTCTCGGAATGA
- the glmS gene encoding glutamine--fructose-6-phosphate transaminase (isomerizing) — MCGIIGYVGAGVAAGEDETAGDGGRADSVGDIVHRGLKNLEYRGYDSAGVALVGDSSGLTVAKRSGEVDGLTVPEVPDATHGVGHTRWSTHGPPTDANAHPHTDCVGDVAVVHNGIVENHETLKAELADHGFTSDTDTEVIPHLIEEALAADPDADLLAAVQRVEDRLEGSYAICAVREDDDRIVVARRGSPLVLGRGEDAAFVASDVTAFLDHTRDVTYLEDGDVAALSADGVDIYASGEPVDREIETVTWEADAAEKGGYDHYMRKEIHEQPSALRQTLTGRLDVDAGDVDLDVSFPPGFLADLEEIRVVACGTSYYAGRYAAQLFEELAGVRATVEIASEYEFGAGRTPDRTLVVAVTQSGETADTLGAVRRANAAGARTFAVTNTLGSTVTREVDGTAFIRAGPEIGVAATKTFASQVATLAMLAVAVGRDRGALGAADARSVLEDLQGLPGAVQQVLDEETQVREAAREYQDSEAFFFVGRALGVPVALEGALKLKEISYDHAEGFAAGELKHGPLALVTPDTPVLAVLTEGARAAETMNNVTEAQTRGAPALGCVSEGDEYDTLDVSFDVPDVGIVEPLVANVYLQLFAYHVANEKGRPIDKPRNLAKSVTVE; from the coding sequence ATGTGTGGCATTATCGGATACGTCGGTGCTGGCGTCGCTGCGGGTGAGGACGAGACGGCCGGCGACGGTGGTCGCGCTGACAGTGTCGGCGATATCGTGCACCGCGGGCTCAAGAATCTCGAGTACCGTGGGTACGATTCTGCGGGCGTCGCGCTCGTGGGCGACTCCAGCGGGCTCACCGTCGCGAAACGCTCCGGCGAGGTCGACGGGCTAACAGTGCCCGAGGTGCCCGACGCGACCCACGGCGTCGGCCACACGCGCTGGAGCACGCACGGGCCGCCGACAGACGCGAACGCGCACCCCCACACCGACTGTGTAGGCGACGTCGCTGTCGTCCACAACGGGATTGTCGAGAACCACGAGACGCTCAAAGCGGAGCTGGCGGATCACGGGTTCACAAGTGACACTGACACCGAGGTCATCCCGCACCTCATCGAGGAGGCGCTGGCCGCTGACCCCGACGCCGATCTGTTGGCCGCGGTCCAGCGCGTCGAGGACCGGTTGGAGGGAAGCTACGCGATCTGTGCCGTGCGGGAAGACGACGACCGGATCGTCGTCGCGCGTCGCGGGAGCCCCCTGGTGTTGGGCCGGGGCGAGGACGCGGCGTTCGTCGCCAGCGACGTGACGGCGTTCCTCGATCACACCCGCGACGTGACGTATCTCGAAGACGGCGACGTGGCGGCGCTCTCAGCCGACGGCGTCGACATCTACGCCAGTGGGGAGCCGGTCGACCGTGAGATCGAGACCGTGACGTGGGAGGCCGACGCCGCCGAGAAGGGCGGCTACGACCACTACATGCGCAAGGAGATCCACGAGCAGCCCTCCGCGCTTCGCCAGACGCTTACCGGACGCTTGGATGTCGACGCTGGCGACGTGGATCTCGACGTCTCGTTCCCGCCGGGCTTCCTCGCCGATCTCGAGGAGATTCGGGTCGTCGCCTGTGGGACCTCATACTATGCGGGCCGGTACGCTGCCCAGCTGTTCGAGGAGCTCGCGGGGGTGCGTGCGACCGTCGAGATCGCCAGCGAGTACGAGTTCGGCGCGGGCCGGACGCCCGACCGCACGCTCGTCGTCGCGGTCACCCAAAGCGGGGAGACGGCCGATACACTCGGCGCGGTCCGGCGGGCGAACGCTGCCGGCGCGCGGACCTTCGCCGTGACGAACACCTTGGGGAGTACGGTGACACGCGAAGTGGATGGCACCGCGTTCATCCGGGCCGGCCCGGAGATCGGTGTGGCCGCGACGAAGACGTTCGCCTCGCAGGTGGCGACGCTCGCGATGCTCGCGGTGGCCGTCGGCCGCGATCGGGGGGCGCTCGGGGCCGCGGACGCGCGCTCCGTGTTAGAGGATCTGCAGGGGTTACCCGGCGCGGTCCAGCAGGTGCTCGACGAGGAGACGCAGGTGCGGGAGGCTGCTCGCGAGTACCAGGACAGCGAGGCGTTCTTCTTCGTCGGGCGGGCGCTCGGTGTGCCCGTGGCACTGGAGGGCGCGTTGAAGCTCAAAGAGATCTCGTATGACCACGCTGAGGGGTTCGCCGCCGGCGAGCTCAAGCACGGGCCGCTGGCGCTGGTGACACCCGACACGCCCGTGTTGGCGGTGTTGACAGAGGGTGCACGCGCCGCCGAGACGATGAACAACGTCACCGAAGCGCAGACGCGTGGGGCGCCCGCGCTGGGCTGTGTCTCGGAAGGCGACGAGTACGACACGCTCGATGTGTCCTTTGACGTGCCTGACGTGGGAATCGTCGAGCCGCTGGTGGCGAACGTGTATCTTCAGTTGTTCGCGTACCACGTCGCCAACGAGAAGGGCCGGCCGATCGACAAGCCGCGAAATCTGGCGAAGAGTGTGACGGTTGAGTAG
- a CDS encoding NUDIX domain-containing protein — translation MDDHWIPDDEWRTIVANVPIVSVDLVIRRDGGVLLGRRTNEPAKGYWFVPGGRVLKGETRREAVHRVADDELDIAVEIVESLGAFEHRYESSDVAGVDSKHYLANGYVVDVVDGQLDPDDQHDEFRVFRSAPEPCHEYVRAYVDAASTVNW, via the coding sequence ATGGACGACCACTGGATTCCGGACGACGAGTGGCGAACGATCGTCGCCAACGTTCCGATCGTCTCCGTCGACTTGGTGATCAGGCGTGACGGCGGCGTCCTGCTCGGTCGACGGACGAACGAGCCCGCGAAGGGGTACTGGTTCGTGCCAGGTGGGCGCGTCCTGAAAGGGGAAACGCGTCGCGAAGCGGTCCATCGGGTCGCCGACGACGAGTTGGACATCGCCGTCGAGATCGTCGAATCGCTCGGCGCGTTCGAGCATCGGTACGAGAGTTCCGATGTCGCGGGCGTCGACTCGAAGCACTATCTCGCGAACGGGTACGTGGTCGACGTGGTCGATGGACAACTTGATCCGGACGACCAACACGACGAGTTCCGGGTGTTCCGATCGGCGCCGGAGCCGTGTCATGAGTACGTCCGCGCGTACGTCGACGCCGCCTCGACGGTGAATTGGTAG
- a CDS encoding sugar-transfer associated ATP-grasp domain-containing protein — protein sequence MDLNVKQHLPSVVLLFGLMVVAVFLRSNSALFVPVAEDLDFAFRLMIAGTVIAVFRNEIGMSTFGVFGPVILAFSWVVVGPFWGFLVIAYIFVLTALARVAISDLNLGTPHRVASLLVVAAIGLFVIEAAGQLQDIPSLQAVILFPVVLTTWYAERFVGSLTETGWVPATRRLAATLIGIAAAFVIITFEPLVTLVIHSPELWVALVAINIALGTLTDVRLGEYLRFRELRRSLGKDNTGDVLTMRVRNREFINKYNPAPIMAQFNKGEMKKTLHGLSIPTTATYLIAEDESDFDELRTLIETQPTFAIKPIDGYGGRDILVVRGRDEATNEFLTNRGRLTAEEIVAHTRKICVGGVGDYGARRVALVEGFITPDGLLADRTTGGVPDLRVITLQGFPVMSMVRLPTNESNGTANIHTGAVAVAIDILTGEASGGYQQTRDAFIQSHPDTGADLEFAIPEWEAVLAMASRAAISSGLGFAGVDIVFDEANGPMVLEVNRRPGLGIQNANMDGLLRRLRYVEEHGDHGQFQSAPDRVRRAQEWAKQDWETFTQTSAESEIRSEVKA from the coding sequence ATGGATCTGAATGTTAAACAGCACCTCCCCAGTGTGGTGCTTCTGTTCGGCTTAATGGTTGTTGCTGTGTTCCTACGGAGCAACTCTGCGCTGTTCGTTCCGGTAGCCGAAGATCTCGACTTTGCCTTCCGGTTGATGATCGCTGGGACAGTTATCGCCGTCTTCCGGAACGAAATTGGAATGAGCACCTTTGGTGTATTCGGTCCCGTTATTCTGGCCTTTTCGTGGGTCGTTGTTGGGCCATTCTGGGGCTTTCTCGTTATCGCGTACATCTTCGTTCTCACGGCACTCGCCCGTGTTGCGATTAGTGATTTGAACCTCGGAACACCTCACCGGGTGGCGTCACTCCTTGTCGTCGCAGCTATTGGCTTATTTGTTATCGAAGCCGCTGGGCAACTCCAAGATATCCCGTCGCTTCAAGCGGTTATTCTCTTCCCAGTCGTGTTGACGACGTGGTACGCCGAGCGCTTTGTCGGGAGCCTCACCGAAACTGGGTGGGTGCCCGCGACGCGGCGCCTCGCTGCTACCCTTATTGGAATCGCTGCGGCGTTCGTGATTATCACCTTCGAACCCCTCGTCACACTCGTCATCCACTCGCCGGAGCTTTGGGTCGCGCTCGTCGCCATCAATATTGCTCTCGGGACGCTCACTGACGTCCGGCTTGGCGAATATCTCCGATTCAGAGAGTTACGACGCTCTCTCGGAAAAGACAACACTGGTGATGTCCTCACGATGCGAGTCAGGAATCGGGAGTTCATCAACAAATACAATCCCGCGCCGATTATGGCGCAGTTCAATAAAGGCGAGATGAAAAAGACCCTTCACGGGCTCTCGATCCCCACAACGGCTACGTATCTTATCGCTGAAGACGAATCCGATTTTGATGAGTTACGGACCCTTATCGAGACGCAACCGACCTTCGCTATCAAGCCGATCGACGGGTATGGTGGCCGCGACATACTCGTCGTTCGTGGTCGAGACGAAGCGACCAACGAGTTCCTCACGAATCGTGGGCGGCTGACGGCTGAGGAGATTGTGGCTCACACTCGGAAGATCTGCGTTGGTGGTGTCGGTGACTACGGTGCTCGGAGGGTGGCGCTTGTCGAGGGTTTCATCACACCCGATGGCCTGCTTGCAGACCGAACGACGGGTGGAGTGCCCGACCTTCGAGTCATCACCCTCCAGGGGTTCCCTGTGATGTCGATGGTCCGACTTCCTACCAACGAATCAAACGGGACCGCCAACATCCATACCGGTGCTGTCGCCGTCGCTATCGATATTCTCACTGGCGAAGCGTCCGGTGGCTACCAGCAGACTCGCGATGCGTTCATCCAGTCTCATCCTGATACGGGGGCCGACCTCGAGTTCGCCATTCCGGAGTGGGAAGCGGTGCTTGCGATGGCCTCTCGCGCTGCGATCTCCAGCGGGCTTGGATTCGCTGGTGTTGATATTGTCTTTGATGAGGCCAACGGGCCGATGGTGCTCGAAGTGAACCGGCGTCCTGGCCTGGGCATCCAAAACGCGAATATGGACGGCTTGCTTCGTCGTCTTCGCTATGTCGAAGAACACGGCGATCACGGCCAATTCCAATCTGCACCCGATCGCGTCCGGCGCGCTCAAGAATGGGCGAAACAGGATTGGGAGACGTTCACACAAACCTCGGCAGAAAGCGAAATCCGTTCCGAGGTGAAGGCCTAA
- the glmM gene encoding phosphoglucosamine mutase has product MFGTSGVRGRVGEEVTADLALDIGRALATDGAETVVLGRDARDSGRTLSRALSAGVTECGADVIDVGVQPTPTVARSVVREGADAGVVVTASHNPAPDNGIKLWAADGRAFGDEANARIAEIVREETFELAAWDALGEHRQLEGARSHHEQALRESVAIPADLSVVVDLGNGVARVTADALHAAGCDVETLNAQRDGRFPGRPSEPTAANCETACEVVDATGADLGVVHDGDADRLMAIDERGRFVAGDALLALFARREAETGDRVAVPVDTSLLVADALAEVGADVTYTPVGDAYVAAETTTPDVVFGGEPSGAWIWPTQIRCPDGPLAACTLAALVGAEGSLAAMVDDLPEYPIRRESVQTDAKSAIIERVADLATAEYDDVSTLDGIRVETDAGWFLVRASGTESLVRITAEARDERDAEELFETARELIERASETV; this is encoded by the coding sequence ATGTTCGGAACCAGCGGCGTACGCGGCCGCGTCGGCGAGGAGGTCACGGCCGATCTGGCGCTTGATATCGGCCGTGCCCTCGCGACGGACGGCGCCGAGACGGTCGTTCTCGGCCGTGACGCGCGGGACAGCGGCCGGACGCTGAGCCGCGCTCTCTCGGCCGGCGTCACGGAATGCGGCGCAGACGTGATCGACGTGGGCGTCCAGCCGACGCCGACCGTCGCCAGAAGCGTCGTCCGCGAAGGTGCTGACGCCGGCGTCGTCGTCACCGCCTCGCATAATCCGGCGCCCGACAACGGGATCAAGCTCTGGGCGGCCGACGGGCGGGCGTTCGGTGACGAGGCGAACGCACGGATCGCCGAGATCGTTCGCGAGGAGACGTTCGAGCTTGCGGCGTGGGACGCACTCGGCGAGCACCGCCAGCTGGAGGGCGCCCGCAGCCATCACGAACAAGCGCTCCGCGAGTCGGTCGCGATCCCGGCCGATCTCTCCGTCGTCGTCGACCTCGGGAACGGCGTCGCGCGCGTTACCGCGGACGCGCTTCACGCGGCCGGCTGCGACGTGGAGACGCTCAACGCCCAGCGGGACGGCCGGTTCCCGGGGCGGCCGAGTGAGCCGACCGCCGCGAACTGCGAAACCGCCTGCGAGGTCGTCGACGCGACCGGTGCAGATCTCGGGGTCGTCCACGACGGTGACGCCGACCGGCTGATGGCGATCGACGAGCGCGGGCGGTTCGTCGCCGGCGACGCGCTGCTGGCGCTGTTCGCCCGACGTGAGGCCGAGACGGGCGACCGCGTTGCGGTCCCGGTCGACACCAGCCTCCTCGTCGCGGATGCGCTCGCCGAGGTCGGCGCCGACGTGACGTACACGCCCGTCGGCGACGCGTACGTCGCCGCCGAAACGACGACGCCGGATGTGGTGTTCGGCGGCGAGCCGAGCGGTGCATGGATCTGGCCCACGCAGATCCGCTGTCCAGATGGCCCGCTCGCGGCCTGCACGCTGGCCGCGCTGGTCGGCGCCGAGGGCTCGCTGGCCGCCATGGTCGACGACCTCCCCGAGTACCCGATCCGCCGGGAGTCCGTGCAGACGGACGCGAAATCGGCGATCATCGAGCGTGTCGCCGACCTCGCGACGGCCGAGTACGACGACGTGTCGACGCTCGACGGGATCCGGGTGGAGACGGACGCCGGCTGGTTCCTCGTGCGCGCGAGCGGGACCGAGTCGCTGGTGCGGATCACTGCTGAGGCGCGCGACGAACGCGACGCCGAGGAGCTGTTCGAGACGGCGCGGGAGCTTATCGAGCGTGCGAGCGAGACCGTCTAA
- a CDS encoding NAD-dependent epimerase/dehydratase family protein yields MQDKRVLVTGGAGFIGSNLANRLAADNDVIAVDDCYLGTPENLNDNVEFVESSVLDDDYPADVDVLFHLAALSSRNMHETDPQRGCRVNVEGFVNAVERARQEGCETVVYASTSSIYGSRTEPSPVDMDVEAHTAYEASKLARERYAEYYANHHEMNVAGLRFFSVYQGFGGNEEHKGEYANTVAQFADKIANGEAPELFGDGSQTRDFTHVSDVARACELAADHAITGVYNVGTEEAYTFNEMVAMINDALGTDIDPEYIECPFDGYVHDTMADYSTFHEATGWEPQISFEEGVKLVCEPYQ; encoded by the coding sequence ATGCAAGACAAACGCGTCCTCGTCACGGGCGGCGCGGGCTTCATCGGCTCGAACCTCGCCAACCGCCTCGCGGCCGACAACGACGTGATCGCCGTCGACGACTGCTACCTCGGCACGCCCGAGAACCTCAACGACAACGTCGAGTTCGTCGAAAGCTCGGTGCTGGACGACGACTACCCCGCCGACGTCGACGTGCTCTTCCATCTGGCCGCGCTCTCCTCGCGGAACATGCACGAGACCGACCCCCAGCGCGGCTGCCGCGTCAACGTCGAGGGGTTCGTCAACGCCGTCGAGCGTGCCCGGCAGGAGGGGTGTGAGACCGTCGTCTACGCCTCCACTTCGTCGATCTACGGCAGCCGGACCGAACCCTCCCCCGTCGACATGGACGTGGAGGCCCACACCGCCTACGAGGCCTCCAAGCTCGCCCGCGAGCGCTACGCCGAGTACTACGCCAACCACCACGAGATGAACGTGGCCGGCCTCCGCTTCTTCTCGGTGTACCAGGGCTTCGGCGGCAACGAGGAGCATAAAGGCGAGTACGCGAACACGGTCGCGCAGTTCGCGGACAAAATCGCGAACGGCGAGGCGCCCGAGCTGTTCGGCGACGGCAGCCAGACGCGCGACTTCACGCACGTCTCCGACGTCGCCCGCGCCTGCGAGCTCGCCGCCGACCACGCGATCACCGGCGTCTACAACGTCGGCACCGAGGAGGCGTACACGTTCAACGAGATGGTCGCGATGATCAACGACGCGCTCGGCACCGACATCGATCCGGAGTACATCGAGTGCCCCTTCGACGGCTACGTCCACGACACGATGGCCGACTACTCGACATTCCACGAGGCCACTGGCTGGGAGCCCCAGATCAGCTTCGAGGAGGGCGTGAAGCTGGTGTGCGAGCCGTACCAATAA